Sequence from the Procambarus clarkii isolate CNS0578487 chromosome 2, FALCON_Pclarkii_2.0, whole genome shotgun sequence genome:
CCTGTGGAGGCTCTTGTACCTCGAACCTGTGGAGGCTCTTGTTCCTCGTACCTGTGGAGGCTCTTGTACCTCGAACCTGTGGAGGCTCTTGTTCCTCGTACCTGTGGAGGCTCTTGTACCTTGTACCTGTGGAGGCTCTTGTACCTTGTACCTGTGGAGGCTCTTGTGCCTAGCACCTGTGGAGGCTCTTATGTGCCTCGTACCTGTGGAGGCTCTTGTTCCTCGTACCTGTGGAGGCTCTTGTACCTAGCACCTGTGGAGGCTCTTATGTGCCTAGCACCTGTGGAGGCTCTTGTTCCTCGTACCTGTGGAGGCTCTTGTACCTTGTACCTGTGGAGGCTCTTGTGCCTAGCACCTGTGGAGGCTCTTATGTGCCTCGTACCTGTGGAGGCTCTTGTGCCTAGCACCTGTGGAGGCTCTTGTGCCTAGCACCTGTGGAGGCTCTTATGTGCCTCGTACCTGTGGAGGCTCTTGTGCCTCGTACCTGTGGAGGCTCTTGTGCCTAGCACCTGTGGAGGCTCTTGTGCCTAGCACCTGTGGAGGCTCTTATGTGCCTCGTACCTGTGGAGGCTCTTGTGCCTCGTACCTGTGGAGGCTCTTGTGCCTAGCACCTGTGGAGGCTCTTGTGCCTAGCACCTGTGGAGGCTCTTATGTGCCTCGTACCTGTGGAGGCTCTTGTGCCTCGTACCTGTGGAGGCTCTTATATGCCTCGTACCTGTGGAGGCTCTTGTGCCTCGTACCTGTGGAGGCTCTTATATGCCTCGTACCTGTGGCGTGTGTACCGCCGCCCTCACAGTCTTCACCAACGTCCTCCCTACACCATTCTAACCTCCATCTCCCCCACACATAATCCTTTTCTTCCCATCTATTCGACTTCTCTTTGCTCTATCGCAATTTTTCCATTCCACCCGCTTCTTGTTTTAGAGATTCAGctcctcggaacaaaaagttgcaagtagcacgggctaaggcgagcccgtagtggacttacctgacacaggagcggtgctgtaacaagtagcacgggctatggtgagcccgtagtggacttacctgacacaggagcggtgctgtaacaagtagcacgggctatggtgagcccgtagtggacttacctgacacaggagcggtgctgtaacaagtagcacggactctggcgagcccgtagtggacttacctgacacaggagcggtgctgtaacaagtagcacggactctggcgagcccgtagtggacttacctgacacaggagcggtgctgtaacaagtagcacggactctggcgagcccgtagtggacttacctgacacaggagcggtgctgtaactgttCCCACCAACCTGttgctttagatttagctactcagaacgaaatgtccatgtagcacgggctatagtgagcccgtgatCCACCCTACCTGTTTCTTCCACCAATCAGTCCCACCTGTTCTCCATACAGCCTTCCCCTGCCCTTATCTTACACCTGACTCTCTACCCCAGCTTCCATCTCCCCGCTCCCACAGATGAGCAAGCCAATTCACACACCCTACTCACCCACCCAGTACAATGGAGACATGAGTTTTACCCACTCGACCACCTTATTCACGACTGCTTATCCCTCAAGAGTCGGTTACATATTGCTGTGTTAGACCCGGTTAATATATTTTTCCGGCCAAGACGATGTATTTATAGGTCACTTTTTCTAAGGTTTCGTAAAGTTGTTGAGAGCCGAAGCGGCTGAAaacctgtgttgtgtttgtggtcaGTCACTCTTGGGGAGGATACACACAGCATCTAGGCTACATTTAGCTGTGATTGTGCTACATTTAGCTGTTACTGTGCTACATTTACCTGTGACTGTGCTACATTTAGCTGTGTCTATGCTACATTTAGCTGGGAAGAGGTAAATTTCTCTTAGGATGAGTGGGAGCCAAACTTAGTTGTAGAGAAGCAACATTGAAGTCTTGGGAGTGCCTCAGTGAGATGTAAAGGTGTCACACAGCTCTGTGCTTAACCTCTGTCTTTATCACGTGGTATCTTAGCCTCTGTCTTTATCACGTGTATCTTAGCCTCTGTCTTTATCACGTGGTATCTTAGCCTCTGTCTTTATCACGTGTATCTTAGCCTCTGTCTTTATCACGTGGTATCTTAGCCTCTGTCTTTATCACGTGGTATATTAGCCTCTGTCTTTATCACGTGGTATCTTAGCCTCTGTCTTTATCACGTGGTATCTTAGCCTCTGTCTTTATCACGTGGTATCTTAGCCTCTGTCTTTATCACGTGGTATCTTAGCCTCTGTCTTTATCACGTGGTATCTTAGCCTCTGTCTTTATCACGTGGTATCTTAGCCTCTGTCTTTATCACGTGGTATCTTAGCCTCTGTCTTTATCACGTGGTATCTTAGCCTCTGTCTTTATCACGTGTATCTAATGTTCAAGTCGCTGTGTGTCGGTAGGTAACATGTGCTCATTTTATGCTAATTTTGATAAGAAATTTTTCATACTGTTTAAAAAAGTGTAAAACAAAGTCCATAATAAAATGTACCACTTGTTAAAGAGAATGTTCAGCCTCGACAGAAGTTTAAAGGCATTGCAACACTCATCGCAGCATTGCATGCATCAATATTTGTTCACTTAAGAGACTGCAACATCTTAGATAATCTTCATAGTATGTATGGAGAGAATTCTCTACAGACACTTATTTTATAAGCAGAATATGATTATATTGTTTCCCTTTGCCAGTACTAGTTAATTTgtacctctctctccatctctctcgtaGTATTTATCATGAATAACAATGACTCTTCTCTTTCCACAACAGGTACGACATCCCAGGATTCCCAGCGCCACCGCCTAGAGCGTTCGTGAGCGATGATCCAGACGGCCGTATAACCGTCAAGCACTTCAGTCCCCTCAACCTGACCTCCAGCTTCCAGCCCGTCTCAGCCATCGCCTCTAACCCATATGGTATCTCCACCATAGTCGTGGAGTTCTCGCCACCTCCATCTGTCTTCCaggaatgccaagaaatccaAGAATGTCCGGTCATCACTTCAAATCCCTATGGTTACGCAAAGAAAATTCAAAGGGAGACCCACAAGGCGAAGGTCGCTGGTAGAGGATTCGAAAATGTCAAAATAATCCCCAACGATCCCTATGGGTATGGAACGGGATTCGAGAAATTAAGTGATTTGTCTGAGGCCTTTGGACCTGTTCCAGTAATAGCCTTGAATCCATATGGTTATTCACAGAACGTCCAGAGAGGAAGTTACAGACCAAGGAGTGCTGGTAGTTTGTTCAAGAGCGTTGGTGTTATTTCTGACAATCCTTATGGGTATGCAACTAATATTCAGAAGCTTAATGAGGGGTCTGATGCCTTTGAAGCTGTTGTCGTTGTAGCTTCGAACCCATACGGGTTCTCCGATCAGATCCAGCAAGAAACTCATAAAccaagacatgcagataatttgtTCCAAGAAGTGAAGACCATCCCTAACAACCCATATGGGTACTCCACCGAGATCAAAAGGCTAAGTGATAAACCCGAGGCCTTTGAACCATCTCCAATCATCTCGTCAAACCCATATGGTTTTTCAGAAAACATCCAGCAAGAACCCTACCAACCAAAATCTGCCTATAGTTCCTTTGGTAACCTGGGGACCATTGTTAATAACCCTTATGGATATTCAACTACATTCAAGGAACTTAATGGAGCGTCTGAGTCATTTGAAGTAGTTCCGAAGATTGCTTTGAATCCGTATGGTTTCACTGAGACATTTCAACCAGAAAGCTTTAAGATAAAGGAACATGACAGTAGCTTCAATAAAGCAGAAGAAATTGCTGATAATCCATATGGCTTCTCACCAGAATTTAGGACACTCGGTGAGACACCCGAGGCCTTTAAGACTATTGAAACAGTACCTTCAAACCCTTATGGTTATTCTGAGAATTTTAAGAGGGAAATATACAGAGTCAAGGAATTTGGTAGCGGCTTTGAGAGAGTGGAAATTATTCCAGAAAATCCATATGGATATTCCAATAATATAAAAAGTATGAATGATAAGCCAGAGGCTTTTGAGGCTGTGCCAGTAATTTTGTCTAATCCATACGGCTATTCTGAACACATTCGAAAAGAGACTAGCACATCCAGGAATGCTAAAAGTCTTTTTGAAAGGGTAGAATCGATTCCTGGTAATCCTTATGGCTACTCAACTGAGTTTAGGAAGCTTAAAGATTATCCAGAAGCATTTACAACCGTCAAAGTAATTGTCTCAAACCCATATGGATATTCTCAGAATATTGAGAAGAagacttacagcactggaagcACAGTTAGTAGTTTTGGACAAACAAAGCCCATCTTGACAAATCCATATGGCTTCTCTCAGAATACAGTCGAATTAAGAAAGGCATCAGAAGCCTTTTCTTCAGTAGCGTTAATATCAGTTAATCCTTATGGTTATTCTAATCAAATCCAATTATTGTCTCATCGTGCAGGAGAAAGAATTAGTGGATTCAACACCGTTCACGTTGTACGTTCAAATCCATATGGATATGCGCTAGAAGGTTTTAGAGGAACAGAAGTTCCCTCTGGGTTTGAAAATTTGGAGTTAATACCCACTAATCCCTACGGGTTTTCTCAGCATGTAGAGTCAGACATCCACATACCCAGGTATCACACAACAAGTTTTTCGGCAGTTGATTCTATTCCTGAAAATCCATATGGGTACTCGACCCATATAAGAAAGCAACCAACTCAACCAACTCAACCTTTCTCCATATGGGAAAGCAGTGATGGAACGTCTGGCAATCCAGAAGATGTTTCTGGAGCAGTGAGAAGACTCAGTGAGGCAGAGAGTGCTTATGAGAGAGTTAGCGTGATCCCAAAGAATCCTTATGGCTTCTCTGAGAGGATTATAAAGGGAAACTTTGCACCCAGACACTTCCCATCAAGTTTTGCTACCGTTGAGGTCGTCTCATACAACCCATATGGATATTCAGACCAGGTCGTTTCTTACGAGGAAGAACCTGGTGCTTTTGAAAACGTTAATGTTATTGCAGGGAATCCATATGGCTATTCTCAGCATGTTATAGCTACAAGATTTATTCCTGGTAGTCTAGCCAGTGGATTTGAAACTATATTAAGGATCCCAACAAATCCTTATGGCTTCTTACAAGAAGTGAAGAGCCTTTCGGATACTCCAGGTAGTTTTGAAAAAACGAAATTAGTTTCTAAGAATCCTTATGGGTTCAGTAATAAAATCGAAAAGAGTCTTTATCCCCTTCGAGAAAGAAAGTCCAGCTTTGGATCTGTTTCATCCATTGTGAGCAATTCTTATGGATATCCTGAGCAATTTGTTACTATTACAGAGCCGAGTTCATTTTATAAAGTTGATACCATCCCCAACAACCCATACGGCTTCTCAGAAAGGCTCATCCTGGAAAGACACAATCCTAATCAACGGACATCCGGCTTTGAGAATATCGCTTCTGTTAAAGATAATCCTTATGGATATTCACAGTATATTAAAACTCTGGAGATCCCACACGTATTTGAAGCCATAAATATCATTGCTACTAACCCTTACGGTTTCTCGGATAACATAGAGAGTAGGAACGAGAGGGTCGGTGAGATACAGAGCGGATTTGCCAAATCTGGCGAAATTGTTAACAATCCTTATGGGTTTTCCAATAATATTATATCCTTAGATGATGTACCCAGCAGTTTTGAGAAAACAAATACGATACCAGTTAATCCCTATGGATATTCAAACAATATAGAGAGGGAACAGGTGGGTTCTCGACAGTTGCCATCATCATTCACTTCAGTGACTAGTATTCCAAATAATCCTTATGGACTAACAGAAGAAATAACTAAATTAGATGCAGTTCCGTCTAGCTTTGTAAACTTCGAAATAATTTCTGGAAATCCATATGGTTTTTCGCAATATATTGTAAATCTTCCAAATACTCTAAACTTGCGATCATCTGGTTTTGTGAAGAGTGTCCGTATTCAGTCAAATCCTTATGGTTTCTCTGAAAATGTTAAGGAATTAATACATTCTCCAGTTGCCTTTGAAACTTTCAAGTATATTATAGCAAACCCATATGGTTACTCAGATAAAATTATTCGTGAGACACGCTCCACCAAACATTTGCCATCCAGTTTCGTAACGGCTTCAGCAATACTCACTAACCCATACGGGTTCTCGAATAGAGTTCAATCTATGTTAGAGGCTCCGACACCATTCTCAGTCGTGAATAATGTCCTTAGTAATCCATATGGTTTCTCAAGTTTCATCAAAGATACCACTTACCAGAAGACGAGAACTTCTGGCTTCCAGACCACTGAAGCTATCTCTGGCAACCCATATGGTTTCTCTGACCAGGTAAAGAAACTAGATGTATCACCAGAAGCCTTTGCAGACGTTGAGACCATTGCTGTCAACCCATATGGATATTCCGAATACATAGAAAGAGACTCACAGAAAACGAGGGAACTCTCTTCTAGCTTTCAGAGTGTCGACAGTATCAATACAAACCCTTATGGATTCTCCACATATAAAAAACTGAAAGAAGCACCATCCACTTTTGAAGAGGTTCAGATCATTCCAGCAAACCCTTATGGCTACTCCACAAAAATTGAACGTTTGCCTTACTATACTTTAACCCATTTATCTAGTTTTGGCGGCATTGATTCCATTCCATCAAATCCATATGGGTTCTCAGAGCATGTAGAACAACTTGAACCTGAACCAACGGCTTTCGTCCAGAGTAGTAACATTCCTGTTAACCCTTACGGATACTCCAGTAAGATAGAGAAACAGTTCACAAAGCCCTTAGATGGTATTGTGAGCTCATTTAACCAAAAAGTGGCGGAAACAGTTCGTTTCAATCCCTATGGCTTCTC
This genomic interval carries:
- the LOC123762261 gene encoding mucin-3B, encoding MRLLILLTALVSPIITYDIPGFPAPPPRAFVSDDPDGRITVKHFSPLNLTSSFQPVSAIASNPYGISTIVVEFSPPPSVFQECQEIQECPVITSNPYGYAKKIQRETHKAKVAGRGFENVKIIPNDPYGYGTGFEKLSDLSEAFGPVPVIALNPYGYSQNVQRGSYRPRSAGSLFKSVGVISDNPYGYATNIQKLNEGSDAFEAVVVVASNPYGFSDQIQQETHKPRHADNLFQEVKTIPNNPYGYSTEIKRLSDKPEAFEPSPIISSNPYGFSENIQQEPYQPKSAYSSFGNLGTIVNNPYGYSTTFKELNGASESFEVVPKIALNPYGFTETFQPESFKIKEHDSSFNKAEEIADNPYGFSPEFRTLGETPEAFKTIETVPSNPYGYSENFKREIYRVKEFGSGFERVEIIPENPYGYSNNIKSMNDKPEAFEAVPVILSNPYGYSEHIRKETSTSRNAKSLFERVESIPGNPYGYSTEFRKLKDYPEAFTTVKVIVSNPYGYSQNIEKKTYSTGSTVSSFGQTKPILTNPYGFSQNTVELRKASEAFSSVALISVNPYGYSNQIQLLSHRAGERISGFNTVHVVRSNPYGYALEGFRGTEVPSGFENLELIPTNPYGFSQHVESDIHIPRYHTTSFSAVDSIPENPYGYSTHIRKQPTQPTQPFSIWESSDGTSGNPEDVSGAVRRLSEAESAYERVSVIPKNPYGFSERIIKGNFAPRHFPSSFATVEVVSYNPYGYSDQVVSYEEEPGAFENVNVIAGNPYGYSQHVIATRFIPGSLASGFETILRIPTNPYGFLQEVKSLSDTPGSFEKTKLVSKNPYGFSNKIEKSLYPLRERKSSFGSVSSIVSNSYGYPEQFVTITEPSSFYKVDTIPNNPYGFSERLILERHNPNQRTSGFENIASVKDNPYGYSQYIKTLEIPHVFEAINIIATNPYGFSDNIESRNERVGEIQSGFAKSGEIVNNPYGFSNNIISLDDVPSSFEKTNTIPVNPYGYSNNIEREQVGSRQLPSSFTSVTSIPNNPYGLTEEITKLDAVPSSFVNFEIISGNPYGFSQYIVNLPNTLNLRSSGFVKSVRIQSNPYGFSENVKELIHSPVAFETFKYIIANPYGYSDKIIRETRSTKHLPSSFVTASAILTNPYGFSNRVQSMLEAPTPFSVVNNVLSNPYGFSSFIKDTTYQKTRTSGFQTTEAISGNPYGFSDQVKKLDVSPEAFADVETIAVNPYGYSEYIERDSQKTRELSSSFQSVDSINTNPYGFSTYKKLKEAPSTFEEVQIIPANPYGYSTKIERLPYYTLTHLSSFGGIDSIPSNPYGFSEHVEQLEPEPTAFVQSSNIPVNPYGYSSKIEKQFTKPLDGIVSSFNQKVAETVRFNPYGFSTHVVKLPTGGSSFGTSGEIDRNPYGYASTLKKKDITSRTLETPFGKTESVSADPYGLATKVDEIGNVTTAFERLAVVAHNPYIITVMRPMNPFPSSFAHIDKIGLNPYGYPQRLKLFSA